ttgaaatgatacaataacTGAGGTTAAGGTGCAGACTTTTAGATttcattttagggtattttcatgcaTATCGGGTGAAcatttctacatgaatgtggatgcaaTTACGAATAATCCTGAATGAGAaatttacagacgcacaaatatcattcATACACCCAAGACATGGAGTTTTGTGCCTGTAACTTTCACGATTATCCGCAATCATGGTAAtatagaaatgtttagaaacattctattcttatttacaataagtgactccaaaatgaggCTGTTCATTTCTAATTGGGCACAAACTTTTCTGAAACCAGCAAATCCTGGAAAGACTACTTagtcatttgtaaacatttcaccCGATCTGAATGGAAATACCCTGAAGTTAAAGCTGACAGTATGCCCTTTaacccaaagtgctggagtacagagccaaaacaatttcactgtcccaatacattGAGCTCACTGTATTTCTCATGTCAGTACTATGCCACTTTCCATAAAGGATTCTCTGCAGGAAAGTGAGTGAATAAAGACCTTATATTAGACAGTCTGGGATCTCTGTGCATTCTGCTTATTAGGTCCAGGAGTTTATCCTGAACTGGAAAACCTCAAGGCCCTAGTTGTCTACAATTAGGGCCTGGAACTGTGATAGTTATGGTCAGAAACATTATACATGCAAGATTGCAGTTTCATAAGAAATACAAAACTTATTTTGCCAACACTTTATTTAACAGGATCCAGCTTTGTTCAAAATGACAGTGCCCACAAGAAAATAATAGTACAAAAAAATGTCAACCTTTAGAACGTGAGGATGGCCTGGCTGTATTTGTAAAAAGTAGATCTTTGTCTGGAATAAGTgtatgctttttatttatttttaatgcagccagagggaagaaaggagggagagacgagCTCCTTATTCCTTTTAGTAATGTAGTCAGGCAATAGAATGGAGCCTTTTATCCAATTACCTAGAGATCAGTGCTTACTTTATGGAAGGGAGCATTTAAATATCTAGTTCGAGGACGGCAGTGTYtatttaagcaataaggcccaagggggtgtggtatatggccaatataccacggctaagggctgttcttaagctcAACGCGGAGTTCCTGGATACAGccgttggccatataccacaacccccccgAGGTTCctttttgctattataaactggttactaatgtaatacccgtggtatacagtctggaaccacccagtttataaattagTTAGTGCTGACAGTAACAAAAACAMTCATCTgataataaggaattcccctaGACCACACCCACAAATTGGAAAATAACCTACTTTTWAAAATTTtctacagaaataacaaaaagctgctgtgttgttcaatgtacatgtagccAGGTCAAAAATCACGGCCGACTGTTCGCAATGCTCCCAYCGTAGGgaaatagcctgaagccacaagGCTCTATTTGGAGTGGGGACGCAGAATCTAAYTAGGCTGTGCGTGTGGAAAGCATTGTTCTTGACAAGCTTGATGTTCCGGTCGGTCGGCCGCTAGCATTGTCATAAGGGGCATGAGGCAAAATTACGTTTTTCTAAGTAGTAATCTTTAGACATCTACTTTTCTTAAATATAGTTTTGTAATTGATTAAAACAAGTAGACAAAATGccaagtttttgctgtgagccaatggggtaaccacaggttgttttccccacaggtgtGCAGGGTCGCAACGTTCTAAAACCGTCTGGGTGTAGCTGCCTTGAACACCTCCCATAGATTCAATCCATGCTCTGTATACCTCTTCTGATTGGTTGGTCTCGCCTGCATCTTTGCTTCTCGTTTCTATCCATCCATCAACACTCTTACAGTCCCCAAGGGGCAGCGAATTCCGAGTAGGGGAGAGGAGTGCAGTGAGTTGAGTCGAAGTTCCGCATGTACTTCCGTGcctgagaagagggagggaacaAGTGATGAGGGGAACATTCCCAATAAATGGAAATCTGTAGATTTAGTTTTGTCTTATGTCAACGAAAGCTCACTCACCACCATTTCCATATAAAGGGAACCAGATGTACTTAACAGGCATTAGCCCGCTGTAGCAGTAATTGATTACGCTTCTATCATGCTGTAGTAAATTACTTCAATAACCACAGAGCCAATAGAAATACATTACACCAGTCACAAGGAGAGCACAGGTGACCTAGTTACTATGGAAACCACAAGTGTTCTTCAGCATGGTAATTACCCTTAACTACAattagggaaagagggaggacagGTAAGTAAAGGATGGGGTGAAGGAGACAAGAAAGGCACTGATGGAGGGGGGTAGAACGCAAGTCATGTTGTAGAGAGGGGGAACAATGGAAGATGAAAGAAGTTGTTTCTCACCAGGAAGAGAGCCAGCTGCCGTCTCCCCTCCAGTGTCATGTCCTCACCTGACAAAACAAACAGGAAAGGCTTAAAACCACACGTGTGTGTTTATATAGGTTGTTTTAGATCTCTTTATGCAGTGTTGTCTCGTCTGTGTTCTAATctcagcccccgtccccacaggaggccttttggtaggctgtcgtaaataagaatttgttcttaactgacttgcgtagttaaaaaAWATATATGGATACACAATCtgagagcagtggtgtaaagtactacttaagtagttttttggagtctctgtacttcactacattcctaaagaaaattatgtactttttactccatacattttcccggagacccaaaagtactagttacaatttgaatgcttagcagtacaggaaaaaggtccaattcacacacttatcaagagaacgtccctggtcatccctactgcctctgatctggcggactcactaaatgtaaatgatgtctgagtgttggagctgCCCCTGGCTGTCAAAAAAagtaaattgtgccgtctggttcaatgaatataaggaatttgatgtatagcatttactttgtacttttaatcaagtatgacaatttagtactatTTAAAATCCGATACTTTTACTgggtcattttatattaaggtatctttatttttactcaagtatgagtactttttccaactCTGGCAGAAGGGAGTGTAAGGGGCCGGGCCGTAAACAAACCCTTTTGACAAAAGGACGAAGACCAAAATAAATTCCATCATCAGGTAGTTCATCTAGGGAGATTCTAATCTAAGTCAAACAGCTGTAATGGTGTTGTCATTTGAGGAGCAGTCTTACCAACGCTCCAGGGGAAGAaaacgtctctctctgtcttatacGACTGcagtacagacacacaccagtcATCATCCACCTCATAGCTACTGTACACCGCTGCCTCTTCTACGTGGTTGGAGGCTGCCAGCCATGCTCTGATGGCCCTGACTCCATCGTCTGTCATCACCTTGGGGTACCTGAAGATATGACATCAGAAAGGGTTTAAACAGAAACACAGCGCACTCTGTTcctagtgtatgtatgtatatatggtaCAAAGCAACACCTTAGATGTCTGTGAGGTTGTGGATAATCAGGTCTGTAGTGTACAATGTGTACGTAGACAGACAGCCTATGTGAGGTCTTGGAGACAGAGAACCGACCTGAACTGCAGAAGTTTGAGCAGGAGGTTGTTGCCTCTGTTGGACATGATGTCTTCTGGACCCCTGAAACAAGAACCAGTCACTATAGCTATGCACTGGTAAATCGAGGTAATCTGAACGGGCCCTTTTCGTTATTCATGCCTTCATAGTGACTCACATGGTGGTAATGATCTCATCTTTGGTTCTTCTGATCAGAAGCACTGGTCCCTGGTACCTAAGGAAGAACTCATGAGTGTTAGGGTCACAAAATACACAAAACCTCCCATAGGGTAAACAGCACCCCTTTTGACCtcccatacatatttgcccattgtaaAAGTGCTCAGAAAGTGTCCTTTTGGACCTGAAACCCCAAACATTCAGGAGAATAAAGGTGCTCAAATTTGACCTATTTTGCATATCCCACCATACTAATGACACATCcttgtcttcatcactggaaaagatagtTGTAATTGATATTTAAaagcttaaaaaataaataaaaactattttatacTTGGAAAACTCTTTTGTTCTTCATATTTGTATACGTTGTAGCTTATACCCTACAtctgatgtttttgtgttgtgcccgccctCGGTTGAGACAACATGGTCTTGAATACAGTAGGTCACGATACCAgaattgacttcaatacaaatacCGTTACTTTTCTCAACACCAAAAAATGAATATTAGCCAGTCACAGAATGGCACAAACTCAGCTACTGactgctctgttcaatcgttGAGCATCTTTTAAATTCAATATCATTAGATTTGAAAGTTTTTACGGTAACATTTTTCAGAGACGGCTATGTATGGATGAATTAATCAATTATAGAATACATTTTACTAATCTATTCACATAACGGTAATTTGAATGATTGATGCACCGGGTAAATCAAGTTGTAGCCTAGgtctatacacagtgtacaaaacattgagaacaccttcctaatattgagtcccccccccccctcagaacagcctcaattcgtcagggcatggactctaaggTGTCAaaatcgttccacagggatgtggCCCGTCTTgattcaagttggctggatgtcctttgggtggtggacccttcttgaaacacacgggaaactgttgagcgtggaaaaggCAGTataatcttttgtctttcctatccaccctctgaatggcacacatacacactcaatgtctcaattgtctcaaggcttaaaaatccttctttaacctgtctcctccccttcatctacaccagtggttcccaaaccccttcgaacattcaacctccagctgcataccccctctagcaccagggtcagcgcactcaaaatgttgttttttgccatcattgtaagcctgccccacacacactatacaatacatttactaaacataagaatgagtgtcgtcacttcccacgagccgggttgtgacaaagagctcttaaaggaccagggcacaaataatcaataattttgctctttatttagacatcttacatataaaacctataaatataaaaatgtgttcgtgaataactcaccacaggttaatgagaagggtgtgcttggaaggatgcacataactctgcaatgtttggttgtattggagagagtctcagtcttaaataatttcccacacacagtctgtgcctgtatttcgttttcacgctagtgagggccgagaaacCACTCTCACAGAGGTACggggttgcaaagggcatcagtgtcttaatagcgagatttatcaaggcaagatactctgagcacagccctatccagaaatctggcagtgactTCTGATAAAAtcttcacagaaccgcttgttgcaattttgatgggctctcttgttcagatatcgataaGTGGACTAGAGGCagagcatgaaagggataacgaatccagttgtttgtgtcgtccgttttgggaaagtacctgcataattgcgcacccagctcgctcaggtgcttcgctatatcacatttgacattgtccgtaagcttgaattcatttgcaaaacaaaaaaatcatacaatgatggaaagacctgtgtgttgtccttgttaatgcagacagagaagagctccaacttcttaatcatagccccAATTTTGTRCCGCACGTTAGTTGTatgagagtccctgtaatcctagattcagatcattcaggcgagaaaaaacatcacccagataggccagtcgtgtgagaaactcgtcatcatgcaagcggtcaaacAAMGGaaaatggtcagtaaagaaaactttaagctcatctctcaatttaaaaaaacatgtaaattctttgccccttgataaccagcataTGTTGCAAAatcgttacatggtcgctgcccatatcattgcataatgcagaaaacacgagagttcaggggccttgctttaacaaacgtaaccattttcactgtagtgtccaaaacgtctttcaagctgtcaggcattcccttttCGGATGCTGSggtgtacccaagtggtgtcgtgagcaactgcttgcacacctATGTCTCCCGGttatggcttttgcgccatcagtacagataccaacatgagcagcagctacgtttggttacatacggaccgttagtggaattcccgcgagagagtaacaggtaatgtgattggatgttaattatttgactaggctacctgtatttgacattgtgttgttatttcgctgaacaccagatggtttaatttgatttttggcagtgaaacgaggctactcaggcgagaaaagaaaaaaaaaactcYCCCAAATgtatatagccctgttggaaaatataaatggactgtttgaaaatctgaaggaaaagaaaaatgtaacaaatattttttttaaaatgcgAATCACATTTTAATTTGMtttacccccgacggcattgcgcataccccagtttgggaaccactgatctacactgattgaagtggatttaacaagtaacatcaataagggatcatagctttcacctggattcacctggtcagtctgtcatggaaagtatatgtgttcctaatgttttgtacacaataCAGGTgtatgcatattcaataggagtgtgtgcattcATTGagttgagcttgttttggctgatttcatggggctacagatgacacAGAAGTAGCTTATTTGATATAACTGCACGCTGTGTCTTTAACCAGTAATGATGTCATTCACGAGGCAGGGGGAGGGGGGYGCGGACCGTTGGAGCCCTATTAGCACACCATTCAGTTCGCTGAggcaatagatcatctttgggaGAGACGTGCCTCGACATGGGCTGCGCTGAGACAGACTTGATCTGTGAGTCAGATTTGACTGAAGTACTGAAAGTAACAAATTCTAGTACCAAACTGTTTTTCAAGTTCTATAAATGAAAAAGTACCGAAATTGCATTATagaactgggtggtttgagccctaaatgctgattggcatTTATGGCATATCAGACcggatatgacaaaacatttatttttactgctctaattacattgataaccagtttataatagcaataaggcacctcggggggtttgTGACaaatggtcaatataccacggctaagggctgtgtccaggcactccgcgatgcgttgtgcctaagaacagcccttagccgtggtatattggcatatactacaccccctcgtgccttattgcttaagtataccatGCAACACTAGAATACAGGgttggtgtcatgttttggctgataaatgcaCTAAAATGGGAATACAAATGGAAATgtcaactttcaaatggtaccacaaaaaTGGTTGGAGGTCCATARAGAACGTTGAtttgaatgggaatatctgttttaaattatactgtKAATCCTCCATAGAacacctattgaaatcatagaaatatagataatagaataggTATGACCATTTAAGTTAACATTCAACGGTGGGTGGACCGGGGGCCATCTGTGGTAGTAATTTAGAAGTTAAAATGTGAttggtgtaccagctaaattgcagtggtctgaagggataggtccattctatgaattatattCCTATGATTAAATGATAAattatatgtattgcgattcgatagtGTGATTTTATTGCAAACATATtcctcaccatatgtctgctgcagaggaacaYGAGAGCCATAAGAAAACGAGATTTGATCAATCATGGAAATAAAGTGCTGAGAAGTAATTGTCtccctgttgaaaaataaatgtggaaaacaagcgatgaaggaaaaatactggagtttttgtgcatggtacagccaactagcagaaaaaaaaatattgcgaCATTCTCCAAACAATACATTGTAAATAAACTATCGACCCCCCCATTACTCTTAGCCctactagcctgctaacgttagccctatCTGCCTGCTAACATTGTTAGCACTGAGTAAACCAGTTGCTACCAACATTTTGGAACTACATAACACCATCAAACCAGTTATAAAAGAACGTTATCTATATTCAGTTATGTTAGCCGGCAAGCTagccagacagctaacgttagctatttagccaactagctattagcctagccAACCACCACGGTTATGGTCGGCAAGCTAGAGCCCAACTACTGGAGACCAGCTAGAGCAAAACTAAAACAATCACATATTAAAATCAGAGACTTACAGATTGATGATTGAGGCCCATCCGAAGGTAAAAGAGTGCAGGCTGAGTTAACTACAAAAGCTAGGGGGAGGCGGGCGCTTCACCAGGGCGAAACCCAAAATAGATAGATGCCATGTCAGTCAGCTAGTGCGCTAGCACTAAGCCAAGGTGGAAAAAGTTACAAAACGCCTGTAGCCTACTTCACATAACATGCtgaaaagtttaaataaaaagtataaCAGACAAGATACTACACAATTAGAGGAAGCAGGTAtgattttcttttgtttttagcCCACGGCAAGAAAGCACCAGAGCCAGCCGTGGTAACGGTTCACAATGTCTGAATAGCATGaggtgtggctaacgttagccagcttgaGATAGCTACCGAACTAGAATATGAACTCCGTAGCAGAGTAGATCCTCCATATgacgttgagaaatagtgcattgtgggtagtttagaAGTTATCCGGAAATAAGTTAATAAACATAATACCCCCAAAACATAACTATACGTTTGTacttataggtaaccagatcATTACTACAACTAAGCTACTAAGTCTGACCACACTTGTTATATTAGTGAGTTAAAATTCATCCTTCCTACCCTTTAAAAAAGgttgaaaaaaaatgtaacatctaGAATTCAtacaatagtttgacaaccctgtttttaAGCTTTTCATTTATATCAAActcaaatgtttatattttccagtgatgaagacatggatatctgatgggtgggatatgcaaaataggtcaactttgagcactttcattctcctgaatgttttggcattcaggtccaaaaagtcactttctgaccacttcttccatgggtaAACATAAAAGGAacgttttgttcaaatcaaatgggATGCGGTCAAAAAGTGATTAAATTCAAATAAATGTACCCAATATTTTCCATGTATGATATGTTcgtgtcagtcacacacacacacacacgtgtaaagtGTTTGTTTGAGTGAAGAGTGTTGCACTTACTTGCAGAGCTGTTCTGCGCTGTTGAGGTTCATGTACtgcctgactgtgtgtgtcacCAGAGGCCCTGAAACACACCATTTTCATTGTCAGATCCTGAACCAAACACAGCCcttacaaatacacacacctcAGGCCTTTAGGAGATGCTCTCATCCAGAGTGACTGTATTCACTTCTTAATATATATTCTTATAGAATATATCTCATAATAGGAAAAGTGTTATCCAAAGACATAATACATTTCTGCTTATATGACATCACTGGTCTTTTCCACGCCTTGACCTATGACCCCTGCGAGAGACTCACTCCAGCTGTCGGGCATGACCTTGAGGGCCAGCGGCAGCAGGTCATCAAAGGAGGCGTCCAATACCAGCGCTTGGATCTCTGGATAGGACATCACAGCCCAACtggctgagagacagagagaaatatatagACAGAGAAAAGGAagtatgagaggggagagagaaggaagtatgagaggggagagagaagggaggagtgcGGAGAGGGGGTGAGTGagaagagtgagatggagagaaaatgaagagaaggggggagaaatAAAGAAGTGGTGCTTGCAATATGTTGGTGAAATTGGTCAACTCATTCCCACAACAGACTTGAACCAGACACAAACTGCATATACCAGTTTGGTCCCTACCTGTGAATCCCCCTATGGACCAGGCATACACCACTATGTCACTGAGCTGGAAGCCCAGCTTGTGCACTGCAAACTGGATCACTACATCCATGGCATTGGCCTCGTTCTGGGGGAACGGTacgccctgagagagagagaaataaaggagTGGATAGGGGAATTAAATAgttattgtttttacatttactttcaTGTCAATGCACATTTTGAGACAGAAACAAATCTGCTGCTAACACAgacatttaatattttattaatttagcggacgctcttatccagagtgagttgatacattttcatacttttacttYctggtcccctgtgggaattgaacccagaaCCCTGTGTGTCTTCCAACCTTCTCTATGAATGACAGGTGTAGACAAACCATACTTTCCACACAAGACAAACTTGCCTAATAATGCCGTTGAAACATGCTGGTAAGTTCACACAAAAGCGTGATGGGGAAGAGCGAGGGACACTAAGACTTACCGTGCTTCCTGCAAAGCCAGGGTGGTTCCAGCCAAGCACGGAGTATCCACCTgcaacacagacagaaacagttTTATACTGCTCTAGTTTAAATTTAACAGGTTATGGAATATGTTAACAACCATGTATGAACAGTGATCTTTACaacgaaggaaggaaggatggtaAGTAGGATGGAAGGAAGTAGGAAAGAAGTATTTGATGTGCAAGTGTCAGACAGAGGTTCCTTACCTTCCAATGGAGTGTTCATACAGCCCACCTCATAGAAGCCTGCGTTCCCCTCACAGCAGATCACCTACAACAYGACATACAGAAAACACTATAGACCACAGGGAACAATGGGTAATGTAGTTCTGATGGTTCATAGAGCCTACTGTAGTCCAGTTCCTTAGAGGAATCATGGGTAATGTAGTTCAGATGGTTCATAGAGCCTAGTGCAGGTCCTTACCAGAGTCTGTCCGTGTAGTCCTTCTTCTCTCCTGCGGTCCACAAACATGGTATCAATCTCATTCCCATCACACGCCACCAGTTTGTTCCTCTGGCCCTCACACTGCAcacagaagagggagggaggtacagAAACTTCAAGTTACGCAGTTCTATAAGCTAAAGGTtgcgtacagtgcattcggaaagtattcagacccattgactatttccacattttgttacgttacagccttattctaaagttgattaaattgttttttccccctctccatctacacataataccccataacgacaaagcaaaaacaggtttttagaaatgtatgcaaatgtataaaaagttatcaaactgaaatatcacatttacataagtattcagactctttactcagtactttgttgtagcacctttggcagcaattacagccttgagtcttcttgggtatgacactacaagcttggcacacctgtatttggagagtttctcccattcttccctgcagatcctctcaagctctatcaggttggatggggagcggtgctgcatctgtctcttatacacatctagatgtgtataagagacaggcagatcctctcaagctctatcaggttggatggggagcggtgctgcacagctattttcaggtctctccagagatgttcgatcaggttcaagtccgggctctggctgggccactcaaggacattcagagacttcccgaagccactcctgcgttgtcttggctgtgtgcttaaggtcgttgtcctgttggaaggtgaaccatcatcccagtctgaggtcctgagtgctctggggcaggttttcatcaaggatctctctgtacttttctcctttcatctttccctcgatcctgattagtctcccagtccctgccactgaaaagcatccccacagcatgataatgccaccaccatgcttcaccgttgggatggtaccaggtctcctccagacatgacgcttggcattcagaccaaagagttcaatcttgtttctcatggtctgagtcctttaggtgacttttggcaaactccaagtgggctgtcatgtgccttttactgaggagtggcttccgtctggccactctaccacaaatgcctgattggtggagtgctgcatagattgttgtccttctggWaggttctcccatctccacaaaggaactctggagccctgtcagtgaccattgggttcttggtcacctccctgaccaagggccttctcctgggtttctaaacttcttccatttaagaacgatagaggccagtgtgttcttgagaaccttcaatgctgcagaaatgttttcgtaccctttcccagatctgtgccgacacaatcctgtctcggagctctacggacaattccttcgatctcattgcttggtttttgctctgacatgcactgtcaactgtgggaccttatatagcctttccaaatcatgttcaattaatttaatttaccacagatggactccaatcaagttgtagaaacatcaaggatgatcaatggaaacaggatgcacctgagctcaatttcgagtctcatagcaaagggtctgaatacttatgtaaataagctatttctaaaaacctgttttcgctttgtcattatggggtattgtgtgtagattgatgaggaaaaacgtATTTAATAAGGCTGGAACATAACAAAATGMggaaaaagtcagggggtctgaatactttctgaatgcactgtatatgaatacATGTTTAACTATTGTAAATTAATGTAACTTGAAcctactgtggtgtgtgtgtgtgtgagatgactCACCTCTTCTATAAGTCTAGCCTGGCCCTGTTGTAGCATGGGTCTCATAGCTCTTTGCAGTAGGTATACAGATCCAGGGTACAGAATCCTCCTCCCAAATGAGTGGGCAATCAGAAAactagagagggagaaagagggaggggagagaaaaggtAGCATCAGTGGGCTAGCAGGCAGTAATGTAATATCAATCAAATATACCAAGCCTGCCTGCTGTAAGTGTGACGCAGATAGAAACGGACAGAAACAGTATTGGGTTACATTATGACCTGTGTAGTACGATATCTGATTATGTTGCACGGTAGTGTGGTATATTGTAGTCTATTGAGTGTTTATACCTGCCGATGTGGTGTGGTAGAACATAGTGCATTTAGTTTAGTACCTGACGATGTGGTAGAATATAatgtatttacactgaacaaaaatataaacgtgacATGTAAAATATAAAASgcaacatgtaaggtgttggtcccatgtttcatgagctgaaataaaagatcccagaaatgtccacactcacaaaaagcttatatctctctaattttgtgcacaaatttgtttacatccctgttcgtgagcatttctcctttgccaagataatccatccacctaacaggtatggcatatcaagaagctgattaaacagcatgatcattacacaggtgcacctttagctggggacaataaaaaggacacaacacaatgccacagatgtcaagttgagggaacgtgcaattggcatgccgactaCAGGGACTTCCACCAGAGTGGTTGCCAG
This region of Salvelinus sp. IW2-2015 linkage group LG6.1, ASM291031v2, whole genome shotgun sequence genomic DNA includes:
- the LOC111964964 gene encoding phosphatidylserine lipase ABHD16A, whose product is MAGWMWFRCFLGPHLQRVHRSQEESRPEGRAGRRPHGWTYQPKSLEKHTDSILGWASALWSLSYYSSPLLLCYLYRKGYICSSKLVPVSQYVGTVMVCLLGVACLRGWGRWRNSEYQQFISILEETRKNHTPSNKKRLACYDFDFSHWPADFSWEEVSNPKLLSKAGVSLLKPEPKLRGXADSVLNSLRTLPCHIVSFLIAHSFGRRILYPGSVYLLQRAMRPMLQQGQARLIEECEGQRNKLVACDGNEIDTMFVDRRREEGLHGQTLVICCEGNAGFYEVGCMNTPLEGGYSVLGWNHPGFAGSTGVPFPQNEANAMDVVIQFAVHKLGFQLSDIVVYAWSIGGFTASWAVMSYPEIQALVLDASFDDLLPLALKVMPDSWRPLVTHTVRQYMNLNSAEQLCKYQGPVLLIRRTKDEIITTMGPEDIMSNRGNNLLLKLLQFRYPKVMTDDGVRAIRAWLAASNHVEEAAVYSSYEVDDDWCVSVLQSYKTERDVFFPWSVGEDMTLEGRRQLALFLARKYMRNFDSTHCTPLPYSEFAAPWGL